The Corvus hawaiiensis isolate bCorHaw1 chromosome 2, bCorHaw1.pri.cur, whole genome shotgun sequence genome includes a window with the following:
- the SERPINH1 gene encoding serpin H1, producing the protein MWITVGLALLGLAAAVPSEDRKLSDKATTLAERSTTLAFNLYHAMAKDKDMENILLSPVVVASSLGLVSLGGKATTASQAKAVLSADKLNDDYVHSGLSELLSEVSNSTARNVTWKIGNRLYGPASITFAEDFVKNSKKHYNYEHSKINFRDKRSALKSINEWAAQTTDGKLPEVTKDVEKTDGALIVNAMFFKPHWDEKFHHKMVDNRGFMVTRSYTVGVPMMHRTGLYNYYDDETEKLQVVEMPLAHKLSSMIFIMPNHVEPLERVEKLLNKEQLKTWAGKMKKRSVAISLPKVVLEVSHDLQKHLGGLGLTEAIDKTKADLSKISGKKDLYLSNVFHAAALEWDTEGNPYDADIYGREEMRNPKLFYADHPFIFMIKDTKTNSILFIGRLVRPKGDKMRDEL; encoded by the exons ATGTGGATTACTGTGGGGCTGGCCCTCCTGGGCCTCGCTGCGGCCGTGCCCTCGGAGGACAGGAAGCTGAGCGACAAGGCCACCACGCTGGCCGAGCGCAGCACCACGCTGGCCTTCAACCTCTACCACGCCATGGCCAAAGACAAGGACATGGAGAACATCCTGCTGTCCCCCGTGGTCGTGGCCTCGTCCCTTGGGCTCGTGTCCCTGGGGGGCAAGGCCACGACGGCCTCGCAGGCCAAGGCGGTGCTGAGTGCGGACAAGCTGAACGATGACTACGTGCACAGCGGGCTGTCCGAGCTCCTCAGCGAGGTCAGCAACAGCACCGCCCGCAACGTCACCTGGAAGATCGGCAACCGCCTCTACGGCCCCGCCTCCATCACCTTCGCCGAGGACTTCGTGAAGAACAGCAAGAAGCACTACAACTACGAGCACTCCAAGATCAACTTCCGAGACAAGAGGAGCGCTCTCAAGTCCATCAATGAGTGGGCAGCCCAGACCACGGATGGGAAACTCCCAGAGGTCACCAAAGATGTGGAGAAAACTGACGGGGCCCTCATTGTCAACGCCATGTTCTTCAAGC CTCACTGGGATGAGAAGTTCCATCATAAGATGGTGGACAACCGTGGCTTCATGGTGACCCGTTCCTACACCGTGGGAGTGCCCATGATGCACCGCACAG GTCTCTACAATTACTATGATGACGAGACAGAGAAGCTCCAGGTGGTAGAGATGCCACTGGCTCACAAGCTCTCCAGCATGATCTTCATCATGCCAAACCATGTGGAGCCTCTGGAGAGGGTGGAGAAACTGCTGAACAAGGAGCAGCTCAAGACCTGGGCTGGCAAGATGAAGAAGAGATCAGTGGCCATCTCGCTGCCGAAAGTCGTCCTGGAAGTCAGCCACGACCTTCAG AAACACTTGGGTGGTCTGGGCCTGACAGAAGCCATTGACAAGACCAAGGCTGACTTGTCCAAGATCTCCGGCAAGAAAGACCTTTACCTGTCCAACGTGTTCCACGCCGCGGCTCTGGAATGGGACACAGAAGGGAACCCCTACGACGCCGATATCTACGGCCGAGAGGAGATGAGGAACCCCAAGCTCTTCTATGCTGACCACCCCTTCATCTTCATGATCAAGGACACTAAAACCAACTCCATCCTCTTCATTGGCAGGCTCGTGAGGCCCAAAGGCGACAAGATGCGCGATGAGTTGTag
- the RPS3 gene encoding 40S ribosomal protein S3 yields the protein MAVQISKKRKFVADGIFKAELNEFLTRELAEDGYSGVEVRVTPTRTEIIILATRTQNVLGEKGRRIRELTAVVQKRFGFPEGSVELYAEKVATRGLCAIAQAESLRYKLLGGLAVRRACYGVLRFIMESGAKGCEVVVSGKLRGQRAKSMKFVDGLMIHSGDPVNYYVDTAVRHVLLRQGVLGIKVKIMLPWDPSGKIGPKKPLPDHVSIVEPKEEILPTTPISEQKGGKPEQPAMPQPVPTA from the exons ATGGCGGTGCAGATCTCCAAGAAGCGCAAG TTTGTCGCTGATGGCATTTTCAAAGCTGAGCTGAACGAGTTCCTGACTCGGGAACTGGCTGAGGATGGATACTCCGGAGTGGAAGTTCGGGTCACTCCAACCAGGACTGAGATTATCATCCTTGCCACCAG AACTCAGAATGTCCTGGGAGAGAAGGGGCGCCGGATCCGGGAGCTGACGGCTGTGGTGCAGAAGAGGTTCGGGTTCCCGGAGGGAAGCGTGGAG CTCTACGCCGAGAAGGTGGCCACGAGGGGTCTGTGTGCCATCGCCCAGGCCGAGTCCCTGCGCTACAAGCTCCTGGGAGGGCTGGCTGTGCGCAG agcctgctACGGTGTCCTCCGCTTCATCATGGAGAGCGGGGCCAAGGGCTGTGAGGTCGTCGTGTCCGGCAAACTCCGAGGTCAGCGGGCCAAATCCATGAAGTTTGTGGATGGCTTGATGATCCACAGTGGGGACCCAGTGAACTACTACGTGGACACAGCCGTGCGTCACGTCCTACTCCGGCAGG GAGTACTGGGAATCAAAGTAAAGATTATGTTGCCTTGGGACCCCAGTGGAAAGATTGGCCCCAAAAAGCCTCTGCCAGACCACGTCAGCATCGTGGAACCCAAAGAAGAGATTTTGCCCACCACCCCCATTTCAGAGCAGAAGGGTGGCAAACCAGAGCAGCCAGCCATGCCTCAGCCAGTGCCCACTGCCTGA